A genomic stretch from Chitinophaga agri includes:
- a CDS encoding MFS transporter, which translates to MTTQPLHTGRARSARIATAAFFFISGFSFSSWASRIQDIQRHLSLNKAELGLSLFALPVGLVLTLPITGYLLQRHSSRNIMMIGVLIFNLMLALLGIVNHPWQLGLVLFCFGCSRNLMNISVNAQSVAVQALYNRSIITTFHGVWSLAGAIAGLVTTLMTRMQISPGWHFLGVAVLMTIMGFIAFPDSPHEQPTRKADSKRFVWPDKYLLKYGLISFAVMACEGTMLDWSTIFFQDAVHAGENRVGTGYVCYMIAMSTGRFTGDRLVNMLGIPTMIRYSGILVCCGFMLSALIPHVIPASIAFMMIGFGVSCVVPLVLRMATMKTTMGSGPAIAAVSTVGYLGFLIVPPVVGFLSEAAGMQWTFAIMALFGALITYLILQIKEATQTTTLTESIKA; encoded by the coding sequence ATGACTACTCAGCCTCTTCATACCGGCCGTGCCCGATCGGCACGTATCGCTACTGCCGCTTTTTTCTTCATTTCAGGGTTCAGCTTTTCCAGCTGGGCATCGAGGATACAGGACATACAGCGTCACCTCTCCCTGAATAAGGCCGAACTGGGACTCTCCCTTTTTGCTTTGCCTGTCGGCCTTGTGCTGACACTCCCCATCACCGGGTATCTCCTACAACGGCATAGCAGCCGTAATATCATGATGATAGGGGTATTGATATTCAATCTGATGCTGGCACTGCTGGGGATCGTCAATCATCCATGGCAGCTGGGACTGGTACTTTTCTGCTTTGGATGCTCCCGAAACCTGATGAATATTTCAGTGAATGCACAATCAGTTGCGGTCCAGGCATTGTATAATCGGTCAATAATCACTACTTTTCATGGCGTATGGAGTCTTGCAGGGGCAATCGCAGGATTGGTCACTACCCTGATGACCAGGATGCAGATATCGCCGGGATGGCATTTCCTGGGGGTAGCAGTACTCATGACCATCATGGGCTTTATCGCTTTTCCGGACAGTCCGCATGAGCAACCAACCAGAAAGGCGGATAGTAAGCGTTTCGTATGGCCTGATAAATACCTGCTGAAGTATGGGCTCATTTCATTTGCAGTCATGGCCTGCGAAGGCACCATGCTCGACTGGAGCACTATCTTCTTTCAGGATGCCGTGCATGCGGGGGAAAACCGGGTGGGTACCGGTTATGTGTGTTATATGATAGCGATGAGTACCGGCCGTTTTACAGGCGACCGTCTGGTCAACATGCTGGGTATTCCCACAATGATCAGATACAGCGGAATACTGGTATGCTGTGGTTTCATGCTATCTGCTCTCATACCTCATGTAATACCTGCCAGTATCGCCTTTATGATGATCGGCTTCGGGGTATCCTGTGTCGTACCATTGGTACTGCGCATGGCTACCATGAAAACCACTATGGGCAGTGGACCTGCCATCGCTGCTGTATCAACAGTAGGCTATCTGGGGTTCCTGATCGTACCACCGGTAGTGGGTTTTCTCTCAGAAGCAGCAGGTATGCAATGGACATTTGCGATAATGGCATTGTTCGGTGCACTCATTACCTATCTGATATTGCAGATCAAAGAAGCAACTCAAA